The DNA region TGGTATGTTGTACATACAAATACGGGCTTTGAAGATAGAGTTAAGTCTTACATTGAAGACAGAGCAGTAGTTGAGGGTTTTCAAGACGAGGTTGCTGAAGTTCTTGTACCTACTGAAACTATTGTAGAGCCGGTAAAAGGCGGGAAGAAAAAAACTTCTGTTAGAAAGTTTTTTCCTGGCTATATATTGGTGAGAATGGAGCTTAACGATAGAAGCTGGCACTTTATTAGAAATATTCCTAAAGTGATTGGCTTTGTTGGAGGAAAAATTAAGGACGGCGTCATAGATCCAGACACTGTACCTGATGTGAATGAAGAAGAAGTACTCAGGATAAAAAGACAAATTGAAGAGGGTACACTTAAGCCTAAACCTAAGATTTCTTTTGATAAAGGAGAGACAGTGAAGGTTATTGAAGGGCCTTTTGCTAATTTCTCAGGAGTTATAGAAGAAGTTAAGCCGGATAAAGCTAAGGTGCAGGTTCTTGTTACTATTTTTGGAAGAACCACTCCAATAGAATTAGATTTTAATCAAGTGGAGAAAATTTAAAATGAAGAAGATTGACGGATATATAAAACTACTAGTTGATGCAGGAAAGGCGACACCTTCACCTCCAGTTGGACCAGCACTTGGTCAAAGGGGTGTTAACATTATGGAATTTTGCAAAGCCTTTAACGCAGAGACTGCCAAAAAGGAAGGGCTTTTACCAGTAACTGTTACTGTTTATGCTGACAGATCCTTTTCTTTTGAGGTAAAGACTCCTCCCGTATCCTATTTGCTTAAAAAAGCGGCAAAGGTTGGTAAGGGTTCAGGAGAGGCTCTTAAGGTAAAAGTTGGAAAAGTAACAAAAGCTCAAGTGGAGGAGATAGCAAAGACTAAGCTCCCTGATCTCAATACCAATGATATTGAGGCTGCATCCAATATTGTAGCGGGTACAGCGAGAAGTATGGGGATCGATGTAGTTTAATTCTCTAAGGCAATAATA from Thermodesulfobacteriota bacterium includes:
- the nusG gene encoding transcription termination/antitermination protein NusG, which encodes MNIRWYVVHTNTGFEDRVKSYIEDRAVVEGFQDEVAEVLVPTETIVEPVKGGKKKTSVRKFFPGYILVRMELNDRSWHFIRNIPKVIGFVGGKIKDGVIDPDTVPDVNEEEVLRIKRQIEEGTLKPKPKISFDKGETVKVIEGPFANFSGVIEEVKPDKAKVQVLVTIFGRTTPIELDFNQVEKI
- the rplK gene encoding 50S ribosomal protein L11, whose protein sequence is MKKIDGYIKLLVDAGKATPSPPVGPALGQRGVNIMEFCKAFNAETAKKEGLLPVTVTVYADRSFSFEVKTPPVSYLLKKAAKVGKGSGEALKVKVGKVTKAQVEEIAKTKLPDLNTNDIEAASNIVAGTARSMGIDVV